The proteins below come from a single Seriola aureovittata isolate HTS-2021-v1 ecotype China chromosome 23, ASM2101889v1, whole genome shotgun sequence genomic window:
- the LOC130164614 gene encoding putative uncharacterized protein DDB_G0290521 isoform X6 — protein MKSTRVLVLLLLASIPAFRTDETDDTKQGQETTRTTKPTVPSAETGDKKQGQEITQTTKPTVPSAETGDKKKEQETTQTTKPTVPSAETGDKKQGQEITQTTKPTVPSAETGDKKQGQEITQTTKPTDSPARSDDTDDKTKDQGASQPNNSTNSPARSDDTDDKTKDQGASQPNNSTTMQNQPLQPRSSHLPNQSNHNDTSSSPGPDDTEESKINKGKVTSVTENPQPEKENPKENGAGSHTGSDEKVPPTKSDNKLWWILLPVTLITGAAVATFLKFKHKRVNECTETIDNGTENASFQSRPESTKDGVMLLGVKSSGGEENAAAR, from the exons ATGAAGTCGACCAGGGTTcttgtcctcctcctgctgGCATCGATCCCAGCCTTCAGGACAG ATGAAACAGATGACACAAAGCAGGGCCAAGAGACAACACGGACAACAAAGCCAACAG TTCCATCAGCTGAAACAGGTGACAAAAAGCAGGGCCAAGAGATAACACAGACAACAAAGCCAACAG ttCCATCAGCTGAAACAGGTGACAAAAAGAAGGAACAAGagacaacacagacaacaaagcCAACAG TTCCATCAGCTGAAACAGGTGACAAAAAGCAGGGCCAAGAGATAACACAGACAACAAAGCCAACAG tTCCATCAGCTGAAACAGGTGACAAAAAGCAGGGCCAAGAGATAACACAGACAACAAAGCCAACAG ATTCCCCAGCTAGATCAGATGACACAGACGACAAAACCAAAGACCAAGGGGCATCACAACCAAATAACTCCACAA ATTCCCCAGCTAGATCAGATGACACAGACGACAAAACCAAAGACCAAGGGGCATCACAACCAAATAACTCCACAA CTATGCAAAATCAACCTCTGCAACCAAGATCTTCTCACCTTCCAAACCAAAGCAACCACAATGATACTTCTTCTAGTCCAG GACCTGATGACACTGaagaatcaaaaataaacaaag GCAAAGTTACTTCTGTCACAG AGAATCCTcaacctgaaaaagaaaatcctaaAGAGAATGGTGCTG GTTCTCACACTGGGAGTGATGAGAAAGTACCACCCACCAAATCAG ACAACAAGCTGTGGTGGATTCTGCTGCCTGTCACTTTGATTACTGGTGCTGCTGTTGCCACCTTCCTCAAATTCAAACACAAGAGGGTCAACGAATGCACAG AAACCATTGATAATGGAACTGAGAA CGCGTCTTTCCAGAGCAGACCCGAAAGCACCAAAGATGGTGTCATGCTCCTCGGAGTGAAGTCATCAGGCGGAGAAGAGAATG ctgcagcgAGATAA
- the LOC130164614 gene encoding putative uncharacterized protein DDB_G0290521 isoform X8 — protein MKSTRVLVLLLLASIPAFRTDETDDTKQGQETTRTTKPTVPSAETGDKKKEQETTQTTKPTVPSAETGDKKQGQEITQTTKPTVPSAETGDKKQGQEITQTTKPTVPSAETGDKKQGQEITQTTKPTDSPARSDDTDDKTKDQGASQPNNSTNSPARSDDTDDKTKDQGASQPNNSTTMQNQPLQPRSSHLPNQSNHNDTSSSPGPDDTEESKINKGKVTSVTENPQPEKENPKENGAGSHTGSDEKVPPTKSDNKLWWILLPVTLITGAAVATFLKFKHKRVNECTETIDNGTENASFQSRPESTKDGVMLLGVKSSGGEENAAAR, from the exons ATGAAGTCGACCAGGGTTcttgtcctcctcctgctgGCATCGATCCCAGCCTTCAGGACAG ATGAAACAGATGACACAAAGCAGGGCCAAGAGACAACACGGACAACAAAGCCAACAG ttCCATCAGCTGAAACAGGTGACAAAAAGAAGGAACAAGagacaacacagacaacaaagcCAACAG TTCCATCAGCTGAAACAGGTGACAAAAAGCAGGGCCAAGAGATAACACAGACAACAAAGCCAACAG TTCCATCAGCTGAAACAGGTGACAAAAAGCAGGGCCAAGAGATAACACAGACAACAAAGCCAACAG tTCCATCAGCTGAAACAGGTGACAAAAAGCAGGGCCAAGAGATAACACAGACAACAAAGCCAACAG ATTCCCCAGCTAGATCAGATGACACAGACGACAAAACCAAAGACCAAGGGGCATCACAACCAAATAACTCCACAA ATTCCCCAGCTAGATCAGATGACACAGACGACAAAACCAAAGACCAAGGGGCATCACAACCAAATAACTCCACAA CTATGCAAAATCAACCTCTGCAACCAAGATCTTCTCACCTTCCAAACCAAAGCAACCACAATGATACTTCTTCTAGTCCAG GACCTGATGACACTGaagaatcaaaaataaacaaag GCAAAGTTACTTCTGTCACAG AGAATCCTcaacctgaaaaagaaaatcctaaAGAGAATGGTGCTG GTTCTCACACTGGGAGTGATGAGAAAGTACCACCCACCAAATCAG ACAACAAGCTGTGGTGGATTCTGCTGCCTGTCACTTTGATTACTGGTGCTGCTGTTGCCACCTTCCTCAAATTCAAACACAAGAGGGTCAACGAATGCACAG AAACCATTGATAATGGAACTGAGAA CGCGTCTTTCCAGAGCAGACCCGAAAGCACCAAAGATGGTGTCATGCTCCTCGGAGTGAAGTCATCAGGCGGAGAAGAGAATG ctgcagcgAGATAA
- the LOC130164614 gene encoding nucleolar protein dao-5-like isoform X2 yields MKSTRVLVLLLLASIPAFRTDETDDTKQGQETTRTTKPTVPSAETGDKKKEQETTQTTKPTVPSAETGDKKQGQEITQTTKPTVPSAETGDKKKEQETTQTTKPTVPSAETGDKKQGQEITQTTKPTVPSAETGDKKQGQEITQTTKPTDSPARSDDTDDKTKDQGASQPNNSTNSPARSDDTDDKTKDQGASQPNNSTTMQNQPLQPRSSHLPNQSNHNDTSSSPGPDDTEESKINKGKVTSVTENPQPEKENPKENGAGSHTGSDEKVPPTKSDNKLWWILLPVTLITGAAVATFLKFKHKRVNECTETIDNGTENASFQSRPESTKDGVMLLGVKSSGGEENAAAR; encoded by the exons ATGAAGTCGACCAGGGTTcttgtcctcctcctgctgGCATCGATCCCAGCCTTCAGGACAG ATGAAACAGATGACACAAAGCAGGGCCAAGAGACAACACGGACAACAAAGCCAACAG ttCCATCAGCTGAAACAGGTGACAAAAAGAAGGAACAAGagacaacacagacaacaaagcCAACAG TTCCATCAGCTGAAACAGGTGACAAAAAGCAGGGCCAAGAGATAACACAGACAACAAAGCCAACAG ttCCATCAGCTGAAACAGGTGACAAAAAGAAGGAACAAGagacaacacagacaacaaagcCAACAG TTCCATCAGCTGAAACAGGTGACAAAAAGCAGGGCCAAGAGATAACACAGACAACAAAGCCAACAG tTCCATCAGCTGAAACAGGTGACAAAAAGCAGGGCCAAGAGATAACACAGACAACAAAGCCAACAG ATTCCCCAGCTAGATCAGATGACACAGACGACAAAACCAAAGACCAAGGGGCATCACAACCAAATAACTCCACAA ATTCCCCAGCTAGATCAGATGACACAGACGACAAAACCAAAGACCAAGGGGCATCACAACCAAATAACTCCACAA CTATGCAAAATCAACCTCTGCAACCAAGATCTTCTCACCTTCCAAACCAAAGCAACCACAATGATACTTCTTCTAGTCCAG GACCTGATGACACTGaagaatcaaaaataaacaaag GCAAAGTTACTTCTGTCACAG AGAATCCTcaacctgaaaaagaaaatcctaaAGAGAATGGTGCTG GTTCTCACACTGGGAGTGATGAGAAAGTACCACCCACCAAATCAG ACAACAAGCTGTGGTGGATTCTGCTGCCTGTCACTTTGATTACTGGTGCTGCTGTTGCCACCTTCCTCAAATTCAAACACAAGAGGGTCAACGAATGCACAG AAACCATTGATAATGGAACTGAGAA CGCGTCTTTCCAGAGCAGACCCGAAAGCACCAAAGATGGTGTCATGCTCCTCGGAGTGAAGTCATCAGGCGGAGAAGAGAATG ctgcagcgAGATAA
- the LOC130164614 gene encoding putative uncharacterized protein DDB_G0290521 isoform X10, whose product MKSTRVLVLLLLASIPAFRTDETDDTKQGQETTRTTKPTVPSAETGDKKKEQETTQTTKPTVPSAETGDKKQGQEITQTTKPTVPSAETGDKKQGQEITQTTKPTDSPARSDDTDDKTKDQGASQPNNSTNSPARSDDTDDKTKDQGASQPNNSTTMQNQPLQPRSSHLPNQSNHNDTSSSPGPDDTEESKINKGKVTSVTENPQPEKENPKENGAGSHTGSDEKVPPTKSDNKLWWILLPVTLITGAAVATFLKFKHKRVNECTETIDNGTENASFQSRPESTKDGVMLLGVKSSGGEENAAAR is encoded by the exons ATGAAGTCGACCAGGGTTcttgtcctcctcctgctgGCATCGATCCCAGCCTTCAGGACAG ATGAAACAGATGACACAAAGCAGGGCCAAGAGACAACACGGACAACAAAGCCAACAG ttCCATCAGCTGAAACAGGTGACAAAAAGAAGGAACAAGagacaacacagacaacaaagcCAACAG TTCCATCAGCTGAAACAGGTGACAAAAAGCAGGGCCAAGAGATAACACAGACAACAAAGCCAACAG tTCCATCAGCTGAAACAGGTGACAAAAAGCAGGGCCAAGAGATAACACAGACAACAAAGCCAACAG ATTCCCCAGCTAGATCAGATGACACAGACGACAAAACCAAAGACCAAGGGGCATCACAACCAAATAACTCCACAA ATTCCCCAGCTAGATCAGATGACACAGACGACAAAACCAAAGACCAAGGGGCATCACAACCAAATAACTCCACAA CTATGCAAAATCAACCTCTGCAACCAAGATCTTCTCACCTTCCAAACCAAAGCAACCACAATGATACTTCTTCTAGTCCAG GACCTGATGACACTGaagaatcaaaaataaacaaag GCAAAGTTACTTCTGTCACAG AGAATCCTcaacctgaaaaagaaaatcctaaAGAGAATGGTGCTG GTTCTCACACTGGGAGTGATGAGAAAGTACCACCCACCAAATCAG ACAACAAGCTGTGGTGGATTCTGCTGCCTGTCACTTTGATTACTGGTGCTGCTGTTGCCACCTTCCTCAAATTCAAACACAAGAGGGTCAACGAATGCACAG AAACCATTGATAATGGAACTGAGAA CGCGTCTTTCCAGAGCAGACCCGAAAGCACCAAAGATGGTGTCATGCTCCTCGGAGTGAAGTCATCAGGCGGAGAAGAGAATG ctgcagcgAGATAA
- the LOC130164614 gene encoding general transcriptional corepressor trfA-like isoform X12, with protein MKSTRVLVLLLLASIPAFRTDETDDTKQGQETTRTTKPTVPSAETGDKKKEQETTQTTKPTVPSAETGDKKKEQETTQTTKPTVPSAETGDKKQGQEITQTTKPTDSPARSDDTDDKTKDQGASQPNNSTNSPARSDDTDDKTKDQGASQPNNSTTMQNQPLQPRSSHLPNQSNHNDTSSSPGPDDTEESKINKGKVTSVTENPQPEKENPKENGAGSHTGSDEKVPPTKSDNKLWWILLPVTLITGAAVATFLKFKHKRVNECTETIDNGTENASFQSRPESTKDGVMLLGVKSSGGEENAAAR; from the exons ATGAAGTCGACCAGGGTTcttgtcctcctcctgctgGCATCGATCCCAGCCTTCAGGACAG ATGAAACAGATGACACAAAGCAGGGCCAAGAGACAACACGGACAACAAAGCCAACAG ttCCATCAGCTGAAACAGGTGACAAAAAGAAGGAACAAGagacaacacagacaacaaagcCAACAG ttCCATCAGCTGAAACAGGTGACAAAAAGAAGGAACAAGagacaacacagacaacaaagcCAACAG tTCCATCAGCTGAAACAGGTGACAAAAAGCAGGGCCAAGAGATAACACAGACAACAAAGCCAACAG ATTCCCCAGCTAGATCAGATGACACAGACGACAAAACCAAAGACCAAGGGGCATCACAACCAAATAACTCCACAA ATTCCCCAGCTAGATCAGATGACACAGACGACAAAACCAAAGACCAAGGGGCATCACAACCAAATAACTCCACAA CTATGCAAAATCAACCTCTGCAACCAAGATCTTCTCACCTTCCAAACCAAAGCAACCACAATGATACTTCTTCTAGTCCAG GACCTGATGACACTGaagaatcaaaaataaacaaag GCAAAGTTACTTCTGTCACAG AGAATCCTcaacctgaaaaagaaaatcctaaAGAGAATGGTGCTG GTTCTCACACTGGGAGTGATGAGAAAGTACCACCCACCAAATCAG ACAACAAGCTGTGGTGGATTCTGCTGCCTGTCACTTTGATTACTGGTGCTGCTGTTGCCACCTTCCTCAAATTCAAACACAAGAGGGTCAACGAATGCACAG AAACCATTGATAATGGAACTGAGAA CGCGTCTTTCCAGAGCAGACCCGAAAGCACCAAAGATGGTGTCATGCTCCTCGGAGTGAAGTCATCAGGCGGAGAAGAGAATG ctgcagcgAGATAA
- the LOC130164614 gene encoding putative uncharacterized protein DDB_G0290521 isoform X4, translated as MKSTRVLVLLLLASIPAFRTDETDDTKQGQETTRTTKPTVPSAETGDKKKEQETTQTTKPTVPSAETGDKKQGQEITQTTKPTVPSAETGDKKQGQEITQTTKPTVPSAETGDKKKEQETTQTTKPTVPSAETGDKKQGQEITQTTKPTVPSAETGDKKQGQEITQTTKPTDSPARSDDTDDKTKDQGASQPNNSTTMQNQPLQPRSSHLPNQSNHNDTSSSPGPDDTEESKINKGKVTSVTENPQPEKENPKENGAGSHTGSDEKVPPTKSDNKLWWILLPVTLITGAAVATFLKFKHKRVNECTETIDNGTENASFQSRPESTKDGVMLLGVKSSGGEENAAAR; from the exons ATGAAGTCGACCAGGGTTcttgtcctcctcctgctgGCATCGATCCCAGCCTTCAGGACAG ATGAAACAGATGACACAAAGCAGGGCCAAGAGACAACACGGACAACAAAGCCAACAG ttCCATCAGCTGAAACAGGTGACAAAAAGAAGGAACAAGagacaacacagacaacaaagcCAACAG TTCCATCAGCTGAAACAGGTGACAAAAAGCAGGGCCAAGAGATAACACAGACAACAAAGCCAACAG TTCCATCAGCTGAAACAGGTGACAAAAAGCAGGGCCAAGAGATAACACAGACAACAAAGCCAACAG ttCCATCAGCTGAAACAGGTGACAAAAAGAAGGAACAAGagacaacacagacaacaaagcCAACAG TTCCATCAGCTGAAACAGGTGACAAAAAGCAGGGCCAAGAGATAACACAGACAACAAAGCCAACAG tTCCATCAGCTGAAACAGGTGACAAAAAGCAGGGCCAAGAGATAACACAGACAACAAAGCCAACAG ATTCCCCAGCTAGATCAGATGACACAGACGACAAAACCAAAGACCAAGGGGCATCACAACCAAATAACTCCACAA CTATGCAAAATCAACCTCTGCAACCAAGATCTTCTCACCTTCCAAACCAAAGCAACCACAATGATACTTCTTCTAGTCCAG GACCTGATGACACTGaagaatcaaaaataaacaaag GCAAAGTTACTTCTGTCACAG AGAATCCTcaacctgaaaaagaaaatcctaaAGAGAATGGTGCTG GTTCTCACACTGGGAGTGATGAGAAAGTACCACCCACCAAATCAG ACAACAAGCTGTGGTGGATTCTGCTGCCTGTCACTTTGATTACTGGTGCTGCTGTTGCCACCTTCCTCAAATTCAAACACAAGAGGGTCAACGAATGCACAG AAACCATTGATAATGGAACTGAGAA CGCGTCTTTCCAGAGCAGACCCGAAAGCACCAAAGATGGTGTCATGCTCCTCGGAGTGAAGTCATCAGGCGGAGAAGAGAATG ctgcagcgAGATAA
- the LOC130164614 gene encoding penicillin-binding protein 1A/1B-like isoform X1 encodes MKSTRVLVLLLLASIPAFRTDETDDTKQGQETTRTTKPTVPSAETGDKKKEQETTQTTKPTVPSAETGDKKQGQEITQTTKPTVPSAETGDKKQGQEITQTTKPTVPSAETGDKKKEQETTQTTKPTVPSAETGDKKQGQEITQTTKPTVPSAETGDKKQGQEITQTTKPTDSPARSDDTDDKTKDQGASQPNNSTNSPARSDDTDDKTKDQGASQPNNSTTMQNQPLQPRSSHLPNQSNHNDTSSSPGPDDTEESKINKGKVTSVTENPQPEKENPKENGAGSHTGSDEKVPPTKSDNKLWWILLPVTLITGAAVATFLKFKHKRVNECTETIDNGTENASFQSRPESTKDGVMLLGVKSSGGEENAAAR; translated from the exons ATGAAGTCGACCAGGGTTcttgtcctcctcctgctgGCATCGATCCCAGCCTTCAGGACAG ATGAAACAGATGACACAAAGCAGGGCCAAGAGACAACACGGACAACAAAGCCAACAG ttCCATCAGCTGAAACAGGTGACAAAAAGAAGGAACAAGagacaacacagacaacaaagcCAACAG TTCCATCAGCTGAAACAGGTGACAAAAAGCAGGGCCAAGAGATAACACAGACAACAAAGCCAACAG TTCCATCAGCTGAAACAGGTGACAAAAAGCAGGGCCAAGAGATAACACAGACAACAAAGCCAACAG ttCCATCAGCTGAAACAGGTGACAAAAAGAAGGAACAAGagacaacacagacaacaaagcCAACAG TTCCATCAGCTGAAACAGGTGACAAAAAGCAGGGCCAAGAGATAACACAGACAACAAAGCCAACAG tTCCATCAGCTGAAACAGGTGACAAAAAGCAGGGCCAAGAGATAACACAGACAACAAAGCCAACAG ATTCCCCAGCTAGATCAGATGACACAGACGACAAAACCAAAGACCAAGGGGCATCACAACCAAATAACTCCACAA ATTCCCCAGCTAGATCAGATGACACAGACGACAAAACCAAAGACCAAGGGGCATCACAACCAAATAACTCCACAA CTATGCAAAATCAACCTCTGCAACCAAGATCTTCTCACCTTCCAAACCAAAGCAACCACAATGATACTTCTTCTAGTCCAG GACCTGATGACACTGaagaatcaaaaataaacaaag GCAAAGTTACTTCTGTCACAG AGAATCCTcaacctgaaaaagaaaatcctaaAGAGAATGGTGCTG GTTCTCACACTGGGAGTGATGAGAAAGTACCACCCACCAAATCAG ACAACAAGCTGTGGTGGATTCTGCTGCCTGTCACTTTGATTACTGGTGCTGCTGTTGCCACCTTCCTCAAATTCAAACACAAGAGGGTCAACGAATGCACAG AAACCATTGATAATGGAACTGAGAA CGCGTCTTTCCAGAGCAGACCCGAAAGCACCAAAGATGGTGTCATGCTCCTCGGAGTGAAGTCATCAGGCGGAGAAGAGAATG ctgcagcgAGATAA
- the LOC130164614 gene encoding immunoglobulin A1 protease-like isoform X5 — MKSTRVLVLLLLASIPAFRTDETDDTKQGQETTRTTKPTVPSAETGDKKKEQETTQTTKPTVPSAETGDKKQGQEITQTTKPTVPSAETGDKKQGQEITQTTKPTVPSAETGDKKKEQETTQTTKPTVPSAETGDKKQGQEITQTTKPTVPSAETGDKKQGQEITQTTKPTDSPARSDDTDDKTKDQGASQPNNSTNSPARSDDTDDKTKDQGASQPNNSTSKVTSVTENPQPEKENPKENGAGSHTGSDEKVPPTKSDNKLWWILLPVTLITGAAVATFLKFKHKRVNECTETIDNGTENASFQSRPESTKDGVMLLGVKSSGGEENAAAR; from the exons ATGAAGTCGACCAGGGTTcttgtcctcctcctgctgGCATCGATCCCAGCCTTCAGGACAG ATGAAACAGATGACACAAAGCAGGGCCAAGAGACAACACGGACAACAAAGCCAACAG ttCCATCAGCTGAAACAGGTGACAAAAAGAAGGAACAAGagacaacacagacaacaaagcCAACAG TTCCATCAGCTGAAACAGGTGACAAAAAGCAGGGCCAAGAGATAACACAGACAACAAAGCCAACAG TTCCATCAGCTGAAACAGGTGACAAAAAGCAGGGCCAAGAGATAACACAGACAACAAAGCCAACAG ttCCATCAGCTGAAACAGGTGACAAAAAGAAGGAACAAGagacaacacagacaacaaagcCAACAG TTCCATCAGCTGAAACAGGTGACAAAAAGCAGGGCCAAGAGATAACACAGACAACAAAGCCAACAG tTCCATCAGCTGAAACAGGTGACAAAAAGCAGGGCCAAGAGATAACACAGACAACAAAGCCAACAG ATTCCCCAGCTAGATCAGATGACACAGACGACAAAACCAAAGACCAAGGGGCATCACAACCAAATAACTCCACAA ATTCCCCAGCTAGATCAGATGACACAGACGACAAAACCAAAGACCAAGGGGCATCACAACCAAATAACTCCACAA GCAAAGTTACTTCTGTCACAG AGAATCCTcaacctgaaaaagaaaatcctaaAGAGAATGGTGCTG GTTCTCACACTGGGAGTGATGAGAAAGTACCACCCACCAAATCAG ACAACAAGCTGTGGTGGATTCTGCTGCCTGTCACTTTGATTACTGGTGCTGCTGTTGCCACCTTCCTCAAATTCAAACACAAGAGGGTCAACGAATGCACAG AAACCATTGATAATGGAACTGAGAA CGCGTCTTTCCAGAGCAGACCCGAAAGCACCAAAGATGGTGTCATGCTCCTCGGAGTGAAGTCATCAGGCGGAGAAGAGAATG ctgcagcgAGATAA
- the LOC130164614 gene encoding putative uncharacterized protein DDB_G0290521 isoform X11 yields the protein MKSTRVLVLLLLASIPAFRTDETDDTKQGQETTRTTKPTVPSAETGDKKKEQETTQTTKPTVPSAETGDKKQGQEITQTTKPTVPSAETGDKKQGQEITQTTKPTDSPARSDDTDDKTKDQGASQPNNSTNSPARSDDTDDKTKDQGASQPNNSTTMQNQPLQPRSSHLPNQSNHNDTSSSPGPDDTEESKINKGKVTSVTENPQPEKENPKENGAGSHTGSDEKVPPTKSDNKLWWILLPVTLITGAAVATFLKFKHKRVNECTETIDNGTENASFQSRPESTKDGVMLLGVKSSGGEENAAAR from the exons ATGAAGTCGACCAGGGTTcttgtcctcctcctgctgGCATCGATCCCAGCCTTCAGGACAG ATGAAACAGATGACACAAAGCAGGGCCAAGAGACAACACGGACAACAAAGCCAACAG ttCCATCAGCTGAAACAGGTGACAAAAAGAAGGAACAAGagacaacacagacaacaaagcCAACAG TTCCATCAGCTGAAACAGGTGACAAAAAGCAGGGCCAAGAGATAACACAGACAACAAAGCCAACAG TTCCATCAGCTGAAACAGGTGACAAAAAGCAGGGCCAAGAGATAACACAGACAACAAAGCCAACAG ATTCCCCAGCTAGATCAGATGACACAGACGACAAAACCAAAGACCAAGGGGCATCACAACCAAATAACTCCACAA ATTCCCCAGCTAGATCAGATGACACAGACGACAAAACCAAAGACCAAGGGGCATCACAACCAAATAACTCCACAA CTATGCAAAATCAACCTCTGCAACCAAGATCTTCTCACCTTCCAAACCAAAGCAACCACAATGATACTTCTTCTAGTCCAG GACCTGATGACACTGaagaatcaaaaataaacaaag GCAAAGTTACTTCTGTCACAG AGAATCCTcaacctgaaaaagaaaatcctaaAGAGAATGGTGCTG GTTCTCACACTGGGAGTGATGAGAAAGTACCACCCACCAAATCAG ACAACAAGCTGTGGTGGATTCTGCTGCCTGTCACTTTGATTACTGGTGCTGCTGTTGCCACCTTCCTCAAATTCAAACACAAGAGGGTCAACGAATGCACAG AAACCATTGATAATGGAACTGAGAA CGCGTCTTTCCAGAGCAGACCCGAAAGCACCAAAGATGGTGTCATGCTCCTCGGAGTGAAGTCATCAGGCGGAGAAGAGAATG ctgcagcgAGATAA
- the LOC130164614 gene encoding myb-like protein V isoform X3, giving the protein MKSTRVLVLLLLASIPAFRTDETDDTKQGQETTRTTKPTVPSAETGDKKKEQETTQTTKPTVPSAETGDKKQGQEITQTTKPTVPSAETGDKKQGQEITQTTKPTVPSAETGDKKKEQETTQTTKPTVPSAETGDKKQGQEITQTTKPTDSPARSDDTDDKTKDQGASQPNNSTNSPARSDDTDDKTKDQGASQPNNSTTMQNQPLQPRSSHLPNQSNHNDTSSSPGPDDTEESKINKGKVTSVTENPQPEKENPKENGAGSHTGSDEKVPPTKSDNKLWWILLPVTLITGAAVATFLKFKHKRVNECTETIDNGTENASFQSRPESTKDGVMLLGVKSSGGEENAAAR; this is encoded by the exons ATGAAGTCGACCAGGGTTcttgtcctcctcctgctgGCATCGATCCCAGCCTTCAGGACAG ATGAAACAGATGACACAAAGCAGGGCCAAGAGACAACACGGACAACAAAGCCAACAG ttCCATCAGCTGAAACAGGTGACAAAAAGAAGGAACAAGagacaacacagacaacaaagcCAACAG TTCCATCAGCTGAAACAGGTGACAAAAAGCAGGGCCAAGAGATAACACAGACAACAAAGCCAACAG TTCCATCAGCTGAAACAGGTGACAAAAAGCAGGGCCAAGAGATAACACAGACAACAAAGCCAACAG ttCCATCAGCTGAAACAGGTGACAAAAAGAAGGAACAAGagacaacacagacaacaaagcCAACAG tTCCATCAGCTGAAACAGGTGACAAAAAGCAGGGCCAAGAGATAACACAGACAACAAAGCCAACAG ATTCCCCAGCTAGATCAGATGACACAGACGACAAAACCAAAGACCAAGGGGCATCACAACCAAATAACTCCACAA ATTCCCCAGCTAGATCAGATGACACAGACGACAAAACCAAAGACCAAGGGGCATCACAACCAAATAACTCCACAA CTATGCAAAATCAACCTCTGCAACCAAGATCTTCTCACCTTCCAAACCAAAGCAACCACAATGATACTTCTTCTAGTCCAG GACCTGATGACACTGaagaatcaaaaataaacaaag GCAAAGTTACTTCTGTCACAG AGAATCCTcaacctgaaaaagaaaatcctaaAGAGAATGGTGCTG GTTCTCACACTGGGAGTGATGAGAAAGTACCACCCACCAAATCAG ACAACAAGCTGTGGTGGATTCTGCTGCCTGTCACTTTGATTACTGGTGCTGCTGTTGCCACCTTCCTCAAATTCAAACACAAGAGGGTCAACGAATGCACAG AAACCATTGATAATGGAACTGAGAA CGCGTCTTTCCAGAGCAGACCCGAAAGCACCAAAGATGGTGTCATGCTCCTCGGAGTGAAGTCATCAGGCGGAGAAGAGAATG ctgcagcgAGATAA